In Peromyscus eremicus chromosome 15, PerEre_H2_v1, whole genome shotgun sequence, a genomic segment contains:
- the LOC131925700 gene encoding interferon-activable protein 203-like, translated as MSEYKTIVLLKGLEGLNDYQFRTIKSLLRKKLNLTEEMQENYDRIQMADLMEKKIPKDAGLDLLINLCESMNDLENLAKKLKTEKAKVKKQKKGKNKTAVKKGKQEKPSSSQSLSTNNESDKSKPSAQKKRKQTIKTEGGKKMKLTQEQTQFLEPSGSNPQKDECCLQTPHKPPPTPSSSSSNKTESRSECTTQGPQGVSYGTGQALPCSKVKASRRDHAPQMPSATASESLLAPCGSPPTPSSSLPVPCVSPATALSDPQAPLVPPAKASSSPSRTPKKGNLPKEPSKVEGHHRDPIQVMVLKVTEPFTYDLIDGKRMFHATVATETEFFRVKVFDTALKNKFIPQKIIAISDYIGVSGFLEIYGASCVSDDDVNQTMDIPYKLKRTANGTPKIKDLFSQIKGTYVNGEFVVTTVSHYIIRRMTFHTDILSFNLSL; from the exons ATGAGTGAATACAAGACAATTGTTCTTCTAAAAGGATTAGAGGGTCTGAATGACTACCAGTTTAGGACAATCAAGTCCTTACTAAGAAAAAAACTAAATCTAACTGAAGAGATGCAAGAGAATTATGACAGAATTCAGATGGCTGACCTGATggagaaaaaaatcccaaaagatGCTGGACTGGACCTGCTGATAAATTTGTGTGAAAGCATGAATGATCTTGAAAACCTTGCTAAAAAACTTAAAACAGAGAAGGCAAAAG TTaagaagcaaaagaaaggaaaaaacaaaactgcagtgaaaaaaggaaagcaagaaaaACCCAGTAGTTCCCAATCTCTTTCCACCAATAATGAATCAGACAAGAGCAAACCCTCTGCACAG aaaaagagaaaacaaaccatAAAAACTGAAGGTGGCAAGAAAATGAAGCTTACCCAGGAACAGACTCAGTTTCTAGAGCCTTCAGGAAGCAACCCACAAAAAGATGAATGTTGTCTCCAGACTCCTCATAAGCCTCCCCCAACACCATCCAGCAGTTCCTCAAATAAG ACAGAGTCCAGAAGTGAGTGCACCACTCAAGGGCCTCAAGGAGTATCATATGGTACTGGACAGGCTCTTCCCTGTTCTAAAGTAAAAGCATCAAGGAGGGACCATGCTCCTCAGATGCCTTCAGCAACAGCATCTGAAAGTCTCCTGGCTCCATGTGGATCTCCACCAACACCATCCAGCAGTCTTCCAGTTCCATGTGTGTCTCCAGCGACGGCACTCAGTGATCCCCAGGCTCCTCTGGTGCCTCCAGCAAAGGCAAGCAGCAGTCCATCAAGG acaccaaagaagggaaacttACCAAAGGAGCCTTCTAAGGTAGAAGGTCACCATCGAGATCCCATACAAGTGATGGTGTTGAAAGTAACAGAACCATTTACTTATGATTTGATTGATGGCAAAAGGATGTTCCATGCCACAGTGGCTACTGAGACTGAATTCTTCAGAGTGAAGGTTTTTGACACAGCCCTAAAGAACAAGTTCATCCCACAAAAGATCATTGCCATATCAGATTATATCGGTGTCAGTGGATTTCTGGAGATATATGGAGCTTCCTGTGTGTCTGATGACGATGTTAACCAAACAATGGATATTCCAtataaactgaagagaacagcCAATGGAACTCCTAAAATTAAGGATCTTTTCTCTCAAATAAAAGGAACATATGTGAATGGAGAGTTTGTGGTAACTACGGTAAGCCACTATATTATTCGTAGAATGACTTTCCATActgatattttaagttttaacttGTCACTGTAA